A single region of the Branchiostoma lanceolatum isolate klBraLanc5 chromosome 1, klBraLanc5.hap2, whole genome shotgun sequence genome encodes:
- the LOC136425094 gene encoding probable tRNA (uracil-O(2)-)-methyltransferase, whose amino-acid sequence MAGCELLPEAAVTRVGSLPTAAEPAGFWSGVAVWVDKPHVVNRRLTGAKEVARIWTGPAVISSMLQNTRVFFAGKSEESLQKKLGELKMEGRNEAEGDDLELIVRDLLPRQLERAKVVREIIVLDHPRTTAWFIPLGTSGHGDTESELSYKSYRFVYAEDISRTGKTIALDILSRPGSAAAHSPEDDGNCSPGGSAAHSPEDDGNCSPGGAAAHSPEDDGNCSPGGAAAHSPEDDGICSPGGAAVHSPEDDGNCSPGGAAVHSPEDDGNCSPGGAAAHSPEDDGNCSPGGAAAHSPEDDGNCSPGGAAAHSPEDDGNCSPGGAAAHSPEDDGNCSPGGAAVHSPKDDGNCSPGGAAAHSPEDDGNCSPGGAAAHSPEDDGICSPTTKWLCDHLLPKVAKWSEQTAGPGRRRVQALVPLDRYNVLYQQLKRRHGRRMVQIWPDVTTTDPEKFVYEDIAIATYLLLLWEEERGRLGLGEKQSFVDLGCGNGLLVHILAQEGHPGKGIDVRKRTTWDIYGQDTVLQEEPITPSDNCLFPDYDWLIGNHSDELTPWIPVIAARSSHSCRYFVLPCCPYDFHGRFARTNTADSHYRNYLDYVCSVGRACGFIVEEDSLRIPSTRRICHVGRTRIYPEEETDKIDQQIRDFISSRPREQPKNPPKSQTEVIATECLQERRNVFSDDPSADSKLTTDQSRSKVGTAGSGSALWDAGFQPRARVEAVRNCNRLEEALKDRIVNTVGLALLNQGNHGNNKQTSKQATVACQNVNDGAFEDQMEHAAAPGNRSWNKGGSLQMSEVVSMFEKETLQKLKCECGGIKTLLKNKNQVFILRGDSVRLRDWSLEEAEAGKTAISTNKKRGKKKKKTDRELRVKTSLCWFYLHHPDGCPKPADNCYYAHGPAELRHKP is encoded by the exons ATGGCGGGGTGCGAGCTCCTCCCAGAGGCAGCAGTCACGCGTGTCGGTTCCCTTCCGACCGCGGCCGAACCGGCGGGCTTCTGGAGCGGTGTGGCGGTGTGGGTGGACAAGCCGCATGTCGTGAACCGCAGACTGACCGGTGCGAAGGAAGTGGCCAGAATCTGGACCGGTCCTGCCGTCATCAGCTCAATGCTACAGAACACCAG GGTCTTTTTTGCGGGGAAGTCAGAAGAAAGCCTGCAGAAGAAATTGGGAGAACTgaagatggaaggaaggaatgaagcaGAGGGAGACGATTTGGAGCTGATCGTCAGGGACCTGTTACCACGACAACTGGAGAGGGCAAAGGTCGTCAGGGAAATTATTGTTTTGG aCCACCCCCGCACCACTGCTTGGTTCATCCCCCTGGGTACCAGCGGACATGGTGACACGGAAAGTGAGCTGAGCTACAAGTCCTACCGATTTGTCTACGCCGAAGACATCAGCCGAACTGGAAAAAC TATTGCACTAGACATCCTGAGCCGACCAGGGAGCGCTGCTGCACACAGTCCTGAGGATGATGGGAACTGCAGCCCAGGGGGCTCTGCTGCACACAGTCCTGAGGATGATGGGAACTGCAGCCCAGGGGGCGCTGCTGCACACAGTCCTGAGGATGATGGGAACTGCAGCCCAGGGGGCGCCGCTGCACACAGTCCTGAGGATGATGGGATCTGCAGCCCAGGGGGCGCTGCTGTACACAGTCCTGAGGATGATGGGAACTGCAGCCCAGGGGGCGCTGCTGTACACAGTCCTGAGGATGATGGGAACTGCAGCCCAGGGGGCGCTGCTGCACACAGTCCTGAGGATGATGGGAACTGCAGCCCAGGTGGCGCTGCTGCACACAGTCCTGAGGATGATGGGAACTGCAGCCCAGGTGGCGCTGCTGCACACAGTCCTGAGGATGATGGGAACTGCAGCCCAGGGGGCGCTGCTGCACACAGTCCTGAGGATGATGGGAACTGCAGCCCAGGGGGCGCTGCTGTACACAGTCCTAAAGATGATGGAAACTGCAGCCCAGGGGGCGCTGCTGCACACAGTCCTGAGGATGATGGGAACTGCAGCCCAGGTGGCGCTGCTGCACACAGTCCTGAGGATGATGGAATCTGCAGCCCAACTACAAA ATGGCTGTGTGACCATCTGCTCCCAAAGGTAGCGAAGTGGTCCGAGCAGACGGCAGGCCCGGGCAGGAGGCGGGTTCAGGCCCTCGTGCCGCTGGACCGCTACAACGTGCTGTACCAGCAGCTGAAGAGGAGACACGGGAGGAGGATGGTGCAGATCTGGCCTGACGTCACCACCACGGATCCAGAGAAGTTTGTGTATGAGGACATCGCCATAGCAACGTATCTCCTG CTGCTGTGGGAGGAGGAGAGAGGCAGGCTGGGGCTGGGGGAGAAACAGTCGTTTGTTGACCTGGGCTGCGGCAATGGGCTGCTGGTCCACATCCTGGCGCAGGAAGGG CATCCAGGTAAGGGGATAGATGTGAGGAAACGCACGACGTGGGACATCTACGGACAGGACACTGtcttacag GAAGAGCCAATCACACCATCTGACAACTGCCTGTTTCCTGACTATGATTGGCTGATTGGTAACCATAGTGATGAGCTGACTCCATGGATACCGGTCATCGCTGCTAG ATCCTCCCACAGCTGTCGGTACTTTGTGCTGCCCTGCTGCCCGTACGACTTCCACGGCAGGTTTGCGCGGACGAACACGGCCGACAGCCACTACAGGAACTACCTGGACTACGTCTGCTCCGTTGGGCGGGCCTGCGGGTTCATCGTGGAGGAGGACAGCCTCAGGATCCCGTCTACCAGGAGG ATCTGCCATGTGGGTCGGACCAGGATTTACCCTgaagaagaaacagacaaaATCGACCAGCAGATCCGGGACTTCATCAGCAGCCGCCCGAGGGAGCAGCCCAAAAACCCGCCAAAGTCTCAAACAGAAGTTATAGCAACAGAATGTCTACAAGAGAGAAGAAACGTGTTTAGTGATGAcccctctgcagactccaaactGACTACTGACCAGAGCAGGTCAAAGGTTGGGACGGCAGGAAGTGGCAGTGCATTGTGGGATGCTGGGTTCCAGCCCCGGGCGAGGGTGGAGGCGGTGCGGAACTGCAACCGTCTGGAGGAGGCGCTGAAGGACAGGATCGTCAACACCGTCGGCCTGGCGCTGCTAAACCAAGGgaaccatggcaacaacaaacaaacaagcaaacaagcaacaGTGGCATGTCAAAATGTCAATGATGGAGCTTTTGAAGATCAAATGGAACATGCCGCAGCTCCAGGCAACAGGTCCTGGAACAAAGGAG GTTCCTTGCAGATGTCTGAAGTGGTGTCCATGTTTGAGAAGGAGACTCTCCAGAAGCTGAAGTGTGAATGTGGCGGCATCAAGACTCTCCTGAAGAACAAGAACCAAGTCTTTATCC TAAGAGGTGACAGTGTCAGGCTACGTGATTGGTCACTGGAGGAGGCAGAAGCTGGAAAAACTGCCATATCCACCAATAAGAAGAGgggtaagaagaagaagaagacagacagggagcttCGTGTGAAGACCAGTCTGTGCTGGTTTTATCTGCACCATCCCGACGGCTGCCCGAAACCCGCGGACAACTGCTACTACGCACACGGACCGGCTGAACTGAGACACAAACCATAG